AGAGTAATATAGCTCCTATCCTGAACGTTAATGTAGAGAATGGCATTCTAAGGTGAGAGACATAAAAATTTCAGTACTTTGAGCAAAATTCTGTTCCCTAAACCCTCTGCTTCCCTCTGCCCCACTGATgtgtgaaaataatgtaatttgcaTTCAATCCTCTGGAGCTCTAATGGCaccttttaatatttcacacacagcagtaaaaGTCATCATTTGATGGGCACTGTGGATGGTGACCTGCCACCTATCAAGATGGACCTGGACTATGGAGATTCGCTGTTATCTGATTACGCTCGTACTTACTCTGTATCCCAGACGGAGGACATTTCAAGtagcaaaatacaaaatattatgCAGCATAGTCTTGAAAAGGCCTTAATGCCATTTTTCAACTTCAGTGCCCCCAACAACATCAACTCACCCACAGTGCAGGAGTTCTACAAAAATGTTAACGGCATAGCACTGACAAAGGACAGTGGGGTCAGCCTGTCTGAGGGCACTCATCCTCGTTGTCTGAGCAGCTCAGAGAGTAGCTACAAAAATGTCTCTTACTCTTGGGTTTCTCCATTGCAGGGGAGTGGCCAGCAAGAGCTGATTCTGAATGAAAAGGTTCCATTTATTGCTCCCTGCAGTGCTAATGATAAGTATCATTCATGCGGTAATGAGGTGTTAGTGCCTCCAAGTCAGCCACCACCTATGGGCATGAATTTACCTGGTTTTCCCAGCACCACTGTTGCCTTGTCTCCCTTCATGCACACAGAGTTAGAGTACCGCACATGTGAGAATAGCATGACAGCTGTGTCTACAGCAGAAGGCTTTTCATCATCCCATACTGCACAGATATGCAGTGACTTGGGCACACTGGCTGTCCCTTCCAACACAACTGCAACAGATGATGGATATCAGAGTTTCAGCAATGCTATAGGCAAGGCCTCCCTTAATGTGGACCAACTCACCAGAGAAAGGCTTATCTGCAGCATTAACCCAGCTTATGCTGGCTTCCCCTCTCACAGCGGTCACCTGGACCAGTCAGAAGAGGGTTACCAGGCTCTCCAAAGTTTAGGTTGTGCCAGAGGAACTCAGCAGCGAGGGATTGGCAGTACAGAGAAGAGAGTGAATGGACGTGAAGGTGGGATGTCTTGGTGTTCCAAAAATCCCACACCTACTGTCACAGCAGTTACTTTTCACAGCACAGATATGCTGTCCCCAGATGCCCCAACTAAGTCTGTTTCAGATAGTCAATCTGTTATGCAAATTGTCACCAACCACTTTTATCAGAAAGTATGACAACTTATActagggtataccctgccttaCACCTAAATACTTAACCAGGATACCAGGAAAGACTTATCAAACCTGTTATGATATGCAGCTACTCAGAATTACCAAATGCTTTTTAAGAAGTTGCTTACTGTTTTTATGAGTTTTTGATGTTTAAATCTCAAGATCATTGATCTTCAAGACTAAGAAAATCATTGTACATATATGAGTAGTAACGTTTGTTCCGTAGGTGGTACAGTTAGGAACAATAAAGAAGCTGTCACAATAAGCAAACATTTTACAGGGAAATAACCAGTACGAAAGTTATCTTAAAGACATGTTGAAACTTAAATGATGTTGCATTTAACTAAAAACCAGTTGGTGCAATAGATaactgattttgtattttgatAAATATGTAGCACTGATGAAATAGAATGGATACTGTTTCACATCTCAAACTTAAATATTCAGTTTCTGCATTTTAAGTTATAATGCATTTATGACAACTATATGCTTTGTAAGTTGTGATACCACtaaatactttaatatttaGGGAGTAAATGCCATTTCAAATACTAAAATAGATTTGTAGCACTTTGCTGCTGTGGTTTTTACCGAAATTGTATAAACCCATTCCTCACACAACAGGGTTAATTTATTCCAAGAAATCACCCCATTTTGTGACTTTTTGTTGTGAGGGTTgaattactattatttcttatagaaaaaaataatttaaattaataataggCTACATAATATTATTACAAATCTGAAATGAAgagtatttttatgcatgaggGCACCGAAACATTTTATagtatttgtaacaaaattatttttaacctgCCTTATAatgttgtattttcattcatcccTTGTCAATAACCAATAATCAGTTATAAATAATAACTTGTCTGATGTTTAATGCAGGGACTCAGAGGCCCAAAAACTATACAGGAAGCATAGGACACAAGGTTGGGCATACCCTGGAtggagaatttttttcataCCTTTTCATACCTTTCTTTTATACCTATTTATGATGTAAAGAAAGTTTAAGATCACTGTCTGCAtctttcactttgcaaagcatGAAGCCACTGCTTGTGTTGTTTCACACTAGATAATCTTCATATGATTGTGACATTAAGGTTTTGCTGTGTAAGGGTTTTTGTACTATACAAGGTGTTAGTATGAGTTATATACATGAATTAATTATGTTTGTAGTTTATTTCTGTAAGTGCTCAGAGTACCCAGGTTCACATCCCGCTTTGTGCTATAATTCCATTGAGCAAGATGctcactctgaattgcccgCGTAAAAGTTGCTGTGTCACATACATGGGTAAACGActgtagtttaacactgtaagtcactttggagaaaacacatcagctaatTGAAGTAATAAAAACAGTACTGAACCTATTGTTTTGGTTCTGATTTATATTTGCTTCAATCAACAGGTCAGCTTTGCTGACGTTAATCtgataaatgttaaatataccgctgtttttattattgaagTGTACTATAATTATTAACTACTTTAAGGAACATGCCTCTATCCAATGCCTATATTACAAGAGACAGAGTCCAACCTTTACAATTAGAAGCATGGGTGCTAGCAGTCATTGT
Above is a genomic segment from Scleropages formosus chromosome 5, fSclFor1.1, whole genome shotgun sequence containing:
- the il4r.1 gene encoding interleukin-4 receptor subunit alpha; translated protein: MYFLVLLSVGLQLVVVSSARLEPSCSNDFLKTMVCTLPWSRNLSCAKYSLRFLPTSEDRSDNYECIFKANTNDSCECTVEMIQFVTLEEYTAKLLKGGNEIHSYVICPSDHIKPISPSIEYVIRTENGNYIVKWTKNYGEDAYLFMSLQFQYSYKKKDEPDQCARTANSSQLYAEILGSELEENTVYVVKVRSRSEDYNTQWSDWSQEVEWTSPASPVSMLMVIPFLCILLILILCAGYWGITRAKAKWWDNIPNPSKAHLNFPYGKRKGNLFPQSNIAPILNVNVENGILSSKSHHLMGTVDGDLPPIKMDLDYGDSLLSDYARTYSVSQTEDISSSKIQNIMQHSLEKALMPFFNFSAPNNINSPTVQEFYKNVNGIALTKDSGVSLSEGTHPRCLSSSESSYKNVSYSWVSPLQGSGQQELILNEKVPFIAPCSANDKYHSCGNEVLVPPSQPPPMGMNLPGFPSTTVALSPFMHTELEYRTCENSMTAVSTAEGFSSSHTAQICSDLGTLAVPSNTTATDDGYQSFSNAIGKASLNVDQLTRERLICSINPAYAGFPSHSGHLDQSEEGYQALQSLGCARGTQQRGIGSTEKRVNGREGGMSWCSKNPTPTVTAVTFHSTDMLSPDAPTKSVSDSQSVMQIVTNHFYQKV